In Schistocerca serialis cubense isolate TAMUIC-IGC-003099 chromosome 3, iqSchSeri2.2, whole genome shotgun sequence, the following proteins share a genomic window:
- the LOC126470389 gene encoding uncharacterized protein LOC126470389: protein MSQAPLLIRMVGSFSIQQVLVDQVQVLSKQSDQLLKTMATSSPPSKRPGLQSGKRDTFTRSSSFVRLKQFPAYLCTRSCDAFPNVLLFLSTALTFIQGYTQQLSVLYKKYGISVSLCGALIVLLGQVIGCCMGLVLGNKPPGLIFLLCCIIFIAVIGYQICLQTKVVRIRHRKLKTH, encoded by the exons GATGGTGGGATCATTTTCTATTCAGCAAGTGCTGGTAGACCAGGTGCAGGTGCTAAGCAAGCAGTCAGATCAATTGCTGAAGACAATGGCAACTTCATCACCACCTTCTAAACGACCTG gaCTTCAGAGTGGAAAACGAGATACTTTCACCCGCAGTAGTTCTTTCGTCCGTCTGAAGCAGTTTCCTGCATACTTGTGCACAAGAAGCTGTGATGCTTTCCCCAATGTGCTTTTGTTCCTTAGCACTGCACTTACATTTATTCAGGGCTATACACAACAGCTTTCTGTGCTTTACAAGAAGTATGGAATTTCAGTATCGTTATGTGGTGCCCTGATTGTCTTACTGGGTCAAGTTATTGGGTGTTGTATGGGTCTTGTTCTGGGCAACAAGCCACCTGGCTTAATTTTCTTACTGTGTTGCATTATTTTCATAGCTGTAATAGGTTACCAGATCTGTTTGCAGACAAAAGTTGTGAGAATAAGGCACAGGAAATTGAAAACACATTGA